Proteins encoded together in one Lathyrus oleraceus cultivar Zhongwan6 chromosome 5, CAAS_Psat_ZW6_1.0, whole genome shotgun sequence window:
- the LOC127078403 gene encoding ubiquitin-conjugating enzyme E2 27, giving the protein MIDFSRVQKELVECRKDAAGSGIQVSPKSDNLVNLIGTIPGPTGTPYEGGVFQIEITIPDGYPFEPPKMKFTTKVWHPNISSQSGAICLDILKDQWSPALTLKTALLSVQALLSAPQPDDPQDAVVAQQYLKDYQTFVNTARYWTESFAKTSSRGVEDKVQKFVEMGFPEAQVRSILEAVGGDENLALERLL; this is encoded by the exons ATGATAGACTTTTCTCGCGTTCAGAAGGAGCTTGTCGAATGCCGTAAAGACGCTGCGGGATCGGGAATTCAGGTCAGTCCGAAAAGTGATAATCTCGTTAACTTGATCGGAACCATTCCTGGCCCTACCGGAACTCCTTACGAAGGCGGTGTTTTTCAGATTGAAATCACAATACCCG ATGGATACCCATTTGAACCCCCGAAGATGAAGTTTACAACCAAAGTCTG GCACCCAAACATCAGCAGCCAAAGTGGGGCTATTTGCCTGGACATCTTGAAAGATCAGTGGAGCCCAGCACTGACTCTGAAGACTGCACTGCTTTCTGTGCAAGCACTTCTTTCTGCTCCTCAGCCTGATGATCCTCAAGATGCTGTTGTGGCACAGCAG TACCTCAAAGACTATCAGACATTTGTCAATACTGCTCGCTACTGGACAGAAAGTTTTGCCAAGACATCATCTCGTGGAGTTGAAGATAAG GTTCAGAAATTCGTTGAGATGGGATTTCCTGAAGCTCAAGTAAGAAGCATTTTGGAAGCCGTTGGTGGTGATGAAAATTTGGCTCTTGAAAGGCTGTTGTAG